The Planococcus halocryophilus nucleotide sequence TCTTATTGTTTTCTTTGTTGATTTTACGTTTAGGTTTTCTTCAAATCGTTAAAGGGGAAGATTATGCGCGTGCAATTGCAAGAACGGAAGAAGTCCCAGTTAATACGAGTGTCCCAAGAGGACGCATTTTTGATAGCGAAGGACGGATTCAAGTTGGCAACAAACCGGTCAATGCCATTACTTACACAGCGATGCAAACGACCAAAAGAGAAGAAATGATGACGGTGGCCCGAGAATTAGCAAAGCTGATCGAAAAAGACGTTAACAAAGTGACGCTCCGGGATAAACAGGATTTTTATATACAATTAAATACAGAAAGCGCCACAAAAAAAGTGACGGATGAAGAAAGAACAGCAATTGCTGCTGAAGACATTACTGAAAAAGAAAAGCAACGCAAACTTGATGCTTTAGTAAGAGAGAAAATCACAGATGAAGAACTCGCAAGTTTATCTGCAGAAGACCTTGAAGTGCTGGCAATTTATCGTGAGATGACTTCAGGATATGCATTGACTCCTCAAATGATCAAAAATGAAGATGTAACGGATGAAGAGTTTGCTCGTGTTTCGGAACGATTGACAGACCCGCAATTAAAAGGCGTTAATACCGTAACCGACTGGAAACGGATTAAATCGAGTGACTTAACCATTTTAGGGAGTACGACGACACCTGAAACAGGAATTCCTGCTACGAGACTGGAGTATTACTTAGCTCGAGATTATTCTCGTAATGATCGTATCGGCATAAGCTTTTTAGAACAACAATACGAAGAATTGTTACAAGGTCAAAAATCGGTCGTTAAAAATATTACCGATGGCCGAGGGAGTGTGATCGAAACAGTTCCTGTTGATGAAGGGAAAGCTGGTAAAGACTTAGTTTTATCCATTGATAGTGAATTGCAAAGTGAACTTGAAAAAATTGTAGAAGATAAATTGCTAGAGCTAAAAAAACGTCCGAATTCAGAATTAGTCAAAGATGCTTACTTAGTGATGATGAATCCGAAGACCGGAGAAGTTTTATCAATGGTAGGCAAACGAATTGGCGAAGATAAAGATGGCAAACAAGTGATTTATGACTATGCATTTGGGACATTTACAGCAGCTCACGAAATGGGTTCAACTGTGAAAGGTGCAACTTTATTAACGGGTTACGCTAAAAATGCAGTGGAACTCAATGAAGTTCAAATTGATGAGCCGCTCAAATTTGCCGGAACCGCGTTAAAAAAATCCATTTTTAACACAGAGCCATTTAATCGAATTCCGATGACAGATTTAATGGCCATTGAACGATCTTCAAACGTTTATATGTTTAAAATAGCGATGAAAATTGCAGGAGTCGAATATCAATACAACCGCGGATTATATGTAGCTCCTGAAACGTTTGAAGAAATGCGTAATTCATATGCACAATTTGGTTTAGGTGTAAAAACTGGCATTGATTTGCCGAATGAAGGAACAGGTTACATGGGAGGAACCGCTCCCGCTACTAAACTACTCGATTTAGCAATTGGTCAATATGATACGTATACACCGATGCAGTTAGCACAATATATTTCAACAATTGCTAATGACGGTTACCGGATGGAACCTCATGTGGTTAAAGAAATTCGAAGTGCGTCAACAGACGGGGTAACACTAGGTCCAATCGAAACAATTATTGAGCCTGAAATTCTAAATCGCATTAATAATACACAAGAAGAAATTGAGCAAGTTCAAACGGGTATGCGCAATGTATACATTGGAAGTTCAGGTTCAGCGCGTGCGCAATTTAGTGATGCCCCTTATACCGCTGCTGGGAAAACCGGAACAGCCGAAGTGTACTTCTACGAAAAAAACCATGAACTAAACGGGGAATATGCAATCAATATTGCGCATGTTGGATATGCCCCTTTTGAAAATCCAGAAATTGCTTATGCAGTCGTCATTCCCTACGTTACGACGGATCCGAAAAATGTTCCGAGAGCGAACAATGAAATTGCACGAGCAGCAGCTGATAAATATTTCGAGTTAAAAAGTAAAGAAGTAGTAGAAGAAAGTAATTTAATAAAACCACCTTATAGTAAAACAGTTGAAGTTGAAGGCGAATAAACGATAGCCCTAAGGAAATTCTCTTTTTGAGAAATTTTCCTTAGGGCTTTTTTATGTTAACTAAGTCATTTACAATTTCTTAACATTGCCTTTATATGTCCTCAACAATCCCTCTATATAGTAGAGAATGTAAACAAACATAAACATATAGGGGGAAACAGCGTAATGAGAAACTGGAAATTCGCAATGGCATCAACAATGATCGGATCGGCTTTAATTTTAGGTGCATGTGGTAGTACGGAAACAGGTACACAAACAGCTGGAGAATCAGGTGTTGAAGGAACTGTGTCTGGTGACGGATCTTCTACAGTAGCGCCGATTATGGAAGGCATTGTTGAAGAATATGCTGGCGTACAACCAGATGTACAAGTAACAGTTGGTACATCAGGAACCGGTGGTGGGTTTGAAAAATTTATCCAAGGTGAAACGGATTTTTCCAATGCTTCTCGACCTATAAAAGAAGAGGAAGCTGCAAGCCTTGAAGAAGCAGGCATTGAATATACAGAATTTGAATTGGCTTATGATGGATTGTCAGTTGTCGTTAGTCAAGAGAACGATTGGGTAGAAGATTTAACAGTAGAAGATTTGAAAAAGTTATGGGTAGAAGATGGTACAACGAAAAAATGGTCAGATATCAATCCGGAATGGCCAGATGAAGAAGTGGTTTTCTACGCACCAGGAACAGATTCAGGCACTTTCGATTACTTTAATGAAGTGATTCTTGAAGAGGAAGATCTGGTTAGCTCAGCAACTTTATCTGAAGACGACAATACATTGGTCCAAGGCATACAAGCAGATCCAAATGCTATCGGATTTTTCGGCTATGCATATTACGTTGCGAACCAAGATACATTAAAAGTTGTATCGATTGATGGTGTCGAGCCTAATAATGAAACGATTGAGTCAGGAGAATATTCGCCTCTGTCACGTCCATTGTTCACATATGCTAGCAATGCTGCACTTACTGACAACGAAGCAGCATATGATTTCATGACGTATGCGATTGAAAATGCAGGAGCTATGGCTGAGGCTGTTGGCTATGTCGCTTTGCCACAAGAGGATTATGACAAAGACTTAGCAGATTTAGAAGCGCTTAAATAATAACAAGGACCAGTCTAGTATAGTCTGAGGGTGAGCAGCCACTGCTCACCTTTTGCGGTTGAAAGGGGATTCTATATGCGACCATCTGTACAAGAAATGATCGCACGTTCAAATGGCAAGAAAAACAAAAAAGTAATTGAGAAGATCATTCCGGTTCTTTTGTTTTTGATTGCCTCAGTTTCGGTTTTAACATCCATTGGAATCGTTGTAACATTAATTGTGGAAACTATCACATTTTTCACACGTGTACCATTTTTTGATTTTATTTTTGGCACCACTTGGTTGCCGTTTTCAAATAAAGATGCCCAGTTTGGCATTTTGCCGTTAATCGTCGGAACATTGAAAGTTACTTTAATCGCAACTATTGTCGCGGTACCAATCGGCATTTCAGCCGCAATTTATTTAAGTGAATATGCCAGCGAAAATGTGCGTCGCATTTTGAAGCCGGTTCTTGAAGTATTGGCAGGCGTACCGACAATTGTTTACGGATTTTTTGCGCTAACATTTGTGACACCGATTCTTCAATCGGTATTTCCAGAAATCAAAATCTTCAATGCGATTTCACCCGGAATTGTTGTAGGAATCATGATTATTCCAATGATTGCTTCTTTATCAGAAGACGCTATGTCTTCTGTGCCGAAAAGCATACGAGAAGGCGCATTGGCAATGGGCTCGACAAAATTTGAGGTAGCTTGGAAAATAACGGTGCCAGCCGCGCTTTCAGGAATCATTGCATCGGTAGTGCTAGCTGTATCGAGAGCAATCGGAGAAACAATGATCGTGTCGCTTGCGGCCGGCTCCACACCAAGATTTGATGGCGACTTTACAGGTTCAATCCAAACAATGACTGCCTATATCGTTCAAGTATCAAAAGGTGATGCTGGATTTGGAACAACGATTTACTACTCCATCTATGCGGTCGGATTTACGCTGTTCGTCTTTACGATGGTTATGAACATCCTCGCCGGCTACGTCTCAAAACGTTTCAGGGAGGAATATTGATATGAGATATATAGAACAACAAGCAGTCGTCAAGCGAATGAATGGAAGATTAATCGCCAACAGCATCTTCAAATATATATTTCTAGCAGCTACTTTAGTGGCATTAGTGGCATTGATTATTTTGCTTTACCGGATTGTTTCGCAAGGAATGGGACATTTATCCATTGAATTTTTAACCAACTTTGCTTCACGTTTCCCAGAAAAAGCCGGAATTAAAGCAGCCCTTGTCGGTTCGTTATGGCTGATGCTGGTTGTTGCACCGACTTCAATCATTTTGGGTGTCGGTTCAGCCATTTACTTAGAGGAATATGCCAAGCAAAACCGCATTACCACATTTATCCGCATGAACATTTCTAATTTGGCGGGTGTCCCATCTGTAGTGTTTGGCTTACTGGGGTTAACGATATTTGTACGGGCAATGGCTTTAGGAAATAGTATTTTAGCAGCAGGCTTTAC carries:
- a CDS encoding peptidoglycan D,D-transpeptidase FtsI family protein, with product MKPPQKRRISLARVKLQSNTVFRMNVLFFTIFLLFSLLILRLGFLQIVKGEDYARAIARTEEVPVNTSVPRGRIFDSEGRIQVGNKPVNAITYTAMQTTKREEMMTVARELAKLIEKDVNKVTLRDKQDFYIQLNTESATKKVTDEERTAIAAEDITEKEKQRKLDALVREKITDEELASLSAEDLEVLAIYREMTSGYALTPQMIKNEDVTDEEFARVSERLTDPQLKGVNTVTDWKRIKSSDLTILGSTTTPETGIPATRLEYYLARDYSRNDRIGISFLEQQYEELLQGQKSVVKNITDGRGSVIETVPVDEGKAGKDLVLSIDSELQSELEKIVEDKLLELKKRPNSELVKDAYLVMMNPKTGEVLSMVGKRIGEDKDGKQVIYDYAFGTFTAAHEMGSTVKGATLLTGYAKNAVELNEVQIDEPLKFAGTALKKSIFNTEPFNRIPMTDLMAIERSSNVYMFKIAMKIAGVEYQYNRGLYVAPETFEEMRNSYAQFGLGVKTGIDLPNEGTGYMGGTAPATKLLDLAIGQYDTYTPMQLAQYISTIANDGYRMEPHVVKEIRSASTDGVTLGPIETIIEPEILNRINNTQEEIEQVQTGMRNVYIGSSGSARAQFSDAPYTAAGKTGTAEVYFYEKNHELNGEYAINIAHVGYAPFENPEIAYAVVIPYVTTDPKNVPRANNEIARAAADKYFELKSKEVVEESNLIKPPYSKTVEVEGE
- the pstC gene encoding phosphate ABC transporter permease subunit PstC; its protein translation is MRPSVQEMIARSNGKKNKKVIEKIIPVLLFLIASVSVLTSIGIVVTLIVETITFFTRVPFFDFIFGTTWLPFSNKDAQFGILPLIVGTLKVTLIATIVAVPIGISAAIYLSEYASENVRRILKPVLEVLAGVPTIVYGFFALTFVTPILQSVFPEIKIFNAISPGIVVGIMIIPMIASLSEDAMSSVPKSIREGALAMGSTKFEVAWKITVPAALSGIIASVVLAVSRAIGETMIVSLAAGSTPRFDGDFTGSIQTMTAYIVQVSKGDAGFGTTIYYSIYAVGFTLFVFTMVMNILAGYVSKRFREEY
- a CDS encoding PstS family phosphate ABC transporter substrate-binding protein; the protein is MRNWKFAMASTMIGSALILGACGSTETGTQTAGESGVEGTVSGDGSSTVAPIMEGIVEEYAGVQPDVQVTVGTSGTGGGFEKFIQGETDFSNASRPIKEEEAASLEEAGIEYTEFELAYDGLSVVVSQENDWVEDLTVEDLKKLWVEDGTTKKWSDINPEWPDEEVVFYAPGTDSGTFDYFNEVILEEEDLVSSATLSEDDNTLVQGIQADPNAIGFFGYAYYVANQDTLKVVSIDGVEPNNETIESGEYSPLSRPLFTYASNAALTDNEAAYDFMTYAIENAGAMAEAVGYVALPQEDYDKDLADLEALK
- the pstA gene encoding phosphate ABC transporter permease PstA; this encodes MRYIEQQAVVKRMNGRLIANSIFKYIFLAATLVALVALIILLYRIVSQGMGHLSIEFLTNFASRFPEKAGIKAALVGSLWLMLVVAPTSIILGVGSAIYLEEYAKQNRITTFIRMNISNLAGVPSVVFGLLGLTIFVRAMALGNSILAAGFTMSLLILPVIVVASQEAIRSVPGELRDASFGMGATKWQTIVKIILPAAIPGILTGSILALSRAIGETAPLIVIGVPVIIQFLPAGVMDTFTALPMQIYDWSSRPQPEFQNVAAAGIMVLMAVLLFMNSIAVIIRNKFDKRY